The proteins below come from a single Chitinophaga pinensis DSM 2588 genomic window:
- a CDS encoding serine hydrolase — MKKLLCLGLILGSLHNLFAQDTTAKLDSLVSAYSGLHKFNGTVLVTQKGNILLDKAYGYQRTADSIRNETGTIFQLGSVTKQFTATVILKLAEEHKLSIQDKLSKYFPDYPKGDSITIENLLTHTSGIFNYTNDKDFMDKEVSNPASREKIMALFKDKPLNFSPGTKWDYSNSGYSMLGYIIEKVTGKPYEQVVRKYIFTPLHMDHTGFDFKNLKDRKKSTGYFNINDSSSTLAPSVDSSVSFAAGAMYSTTADLYKWHQAAQQYKIISKTDWEKAYTPFMNHYGYGWESDSIAGKRKVSHGGGIHGYITSIMRVPEDDVCVIVLDNASDRDVSKIASSLLAVLYNQPYIIPKERIAIKLPETTLQQYVGEYNLRPGFNIVMSVKDGMLMGQPTGQRESPLFAEKEDFFFLKIVDAQVGFTRNEQHEVTGMILYQNDRELPGKKIK, encoded by the coding sequence ATGAAAAAATTGCTTTGCCTGGGGCTTATTCTTGGCTCATTGCACAACTTATTTGCGCAGGACACTACTGCCAAACTGGATTCCCTCGTCAGCGCCTACAGCGGATTACACAAATTCAACGGTACCGTACTGGTTACACAGAAAGGAAATATCCTACTGGACAAAGCTTATGGCTATCAACGTACGGCAGACAGCATCCGCAATGAAACGGGTACTATTTTTCAACTGGGGTCTGTTACCAAACAATTCACCGCTACAGTCATCCTGAAACTGGCAGAAGAACACAAACTCAGTATACAGGATAAGCTGTCAAAATACTTCCCGGATTATCCCAAAGGGGATAGCATTACCATAGAAAATCTGCTGACACATACATCCGGTATTTTCAACTATACCAATGACAAAGACTTCATGGATAAAGAAGTCAGCAACCCCGCCAGCAGAGAAAAGATCATGGCACTGTTTAAAGACAAACCACTGAACTTCTCCCCTGGCACCAAATGGGATTATTCCAATTCGGGCTATTCCATGCTGGGTTATATCATCGAAAAAGTAACAGGCAAACCTTACGAACAGGTGGTAAGAAAATACATCTTTACCCCTTTACATATGGACCATACCGGCTTTGACTTTAAAAATCTGAAGGATCGTAAAAAGTCTACCGGTTATTTCAACATCAACGATTCCAGCAGCACACTTGCTCCAAGTGTAGATTCATCCGTATCATTTGCAGCTGGCGCAATGTACAGCACGACCGCAGATCTGTATAAATGGCACCAGGCGGCCCAGCAGTATAAGATCATCTCAAAGACAGACTGGGAAAAGGCGTATACGCCTTTTATGAACCATTATGGCTATGGATGGGAATCTGACTCTATTGCAGGTAAACGTAAAGTTTCACATGGCGGCGGTATCCACGGATACATCACCAGTATCATGAGAGTGCCGGAAGACGATGTATGTGTGATCGTACTGGATAATGCCTCCGACAGAGACGTCAGTAAAATAGCTTCGTCATTATTGGCCGTATTATACAATCAACCTTACATCATACCCAAAGAAAGGATCGCGATCAAACTACCGGAGACAACGCTGCAACAATATGTAGGCGAATATAACCTGCGTCCCGGCTTCAACATCGTCATGAGCGTAAAGGATGGTATGCTGATGGGCCAACCTACCGGTCAGCGGGAATCCCCTTTATTTGCAGAGAAAGAAGATTTCTTTTTCCTGAAAATAGTAGATGCACAGGTTGGGTTTACCAGAAACGAGCAACATGAAGTGACAGGCATGATCCTGTATCAGAATGACAGGGAACTGCCTGGTAAGAAGATAAAATAA
- a CDS encoding 2-hydroxyacid dehydrogenase produces the protein MRKSVYITRTVPEIALQHLKDNGIEYTVWTERRHQSEEELIPILKDYDAIIVSGPLKVNRAFLEACSHLRIVSMMSVGYDNVDVAAAKELGIAVGNTPGVLSGATADTAFLLLLAASRKAFHMHKEIIRGNWNFWDPTANLGLELKGKTLGIVGLGRIGFELAQRCIGAYGMKLIYHNRGTNEEAERELGAVRVSFDELLQQSDVVSVHTALTPETKELFNKEAFSKMKPNAIFVNTARGGIHNEADLIAALENGTIWGAGLDVTNPEPMAADNPLLNMHNVAVLPHIGSATIDTRNAMAAIAAKNVIRTFEGKALEHAVVENIHRL, from the coding sequence ATGCGAAAGAGCGTGTACATAACAAGAACAGTTCCTGAGATTGCGTTGCAACATTTAAAAGACAATGGTATCGAGTATACGGTATGGACGGAAAGGCGTCATCAGTCTGAAGAAGAGCTCATACCTATTCTGAAGGATTACGATGCCATTATCGTGTCTGGTCCGCTGAAAGTAAACCGGGCTTTCCTGGAAGCATGTAGTCATCTCCGGATTGTATCGATGATGTCAGTAGGGTATGATAATGTGGATGTTGCAGCGGCAAAAGAACTGGGTATTGCAGTGGGCAATACGCCGGGTGTATTGAGCGGTGCGACTGCCGATACGGCTTTCCTGCTGTTGCTGGCTGCTTCCCGTAAAGCTTTTCATATGCACAAGGAGATCATCCGGGGAAACTGGAATTTCTGGGATCCTACGGCTAACCTTGGTCTTGAATTGAAAGGTAAAACACTGGGAATAGTGGGATTAGGCAGAATAGGCTTTGAGCTGGCGCAACGATGTATCGGTGCGTATGGTATGAAACTCATTTATCATAACCGTGGTACAAATGAAGAGGCAGAGAGGGAACTGGGGGCTGTACGTGTATCTTTCGATGAACTACTACAGCAGAGTGACGTTGTTTCTGTGCATACTGCCCTGACACCTGAAACAAAAGAACTCTTCAATAAGGAGGCATTCAGTAAAATGAAACCCAATGCCATCTTTGTTAATACGGCCAGAGGAGGTATTCATAATGAAGCCGACCTGATCGCTGCCTTGGAGAATGGAACCATCTGGGGCGCCGGACTGGATGTAACTAATCCTGAACCTATGGCCGCAGACAATCCGCTGCTGAACATGCATAATGTAGCTGTGTTGCCGCATATCGGTTCGGCGACTATTGATACCCGTAATGCTATGGCCGCTATAGCAGCAAAAAATGTTATCCGGACATTTGAAGGGAAAGCGCTGGAACACGCGGTTGTTGAAAATATCCACCGCCTGTAA
- the allE gene encoding (S)-ureidoglycine aminohydrolase, which produces MKISALTRSVVTRNHAVICPDGYVNSVVPGWTNCRVNVIINEQMGAGLGQTLITAEIGTVISGHTETSQIFFYVISGQCTAKVDENEKTLLGGHFVYVPTGHSYHLDECTTGTQIVTFHKVYEPLKGHEHPPFIFGNAEKIDGPAFLGDPALRLQVLLPEDLSFDMAVNIFTYDPGGHLPFVETHIMEHGLLYLQGQGVYMLDHKWYPVQKGDAIWMAPYCQQWFTAMGKEPAVYIYYKNVNRFPTTL; this is translated from the coding sequence ATGAAAATATCAGCATTGACGAGATCAGTAGTAACACGCAATCATGCAGTGATATGTCCGGATGGCTATGTCAACAGTGTGGTACCCGGATGGACCAATTGCCGCGTGAATGTGATCATTAATGAACAGATGGGCGCAGGCCTCGGACAAACATTGATCACCGCAGAAATAGGCACTGTCATTTCTGGTCATACAGAAACGTCACAGATCTTTTTTTATGTCATCTCCGGACAATGCACCGCCAAAGTAGATGAAAATGAAAAGACCCTGCTCGGCGGACATTTTGTATACGTACCTACCGGTCATTCGTACCATCTGGACGAATGCACAACAGGTACCCAGATCGTTACTTTTCACAAAGTATACGAACCCCTCAAAGGACATGAACATCCACCATTTATTTTCGGTAATGCCGAAAAAATAGACGGTCCCGCCTTCCTGGGCGATCCGGCCCTGCGCTTACAGGTCTTGTTACCGGAAGATCTTTCTTTTGATATGGCGGTGAATATCTTCACCTACGACCCCGGCGGACATCTGCCTTTCGTAGAAACACATATCATGGAACACGGATTACTCTACCTCCAGGGACAGGGCGTCTATATGCTGGATCACAAATGGTATCCGGTTCAAAAAGGCGACGCTATCTGGATGGCGCCTTATTGCCAGCAATGGTTTACTGCTATGGGAAAAGAACCTGCCGTTTACATCTACTATAAGAATGTAAACAGGTTCCCCACTACTCTATAA
- a CDS encoding DUF6986 family protein, with protein sequence MQLAIAENEKEQLLQELQKANLKFQQIYPGDKPDRQPVHTVYGGANLFKADTCTRMGEIALKHLQTYAPDFVTLAKALQLEGYQQLPHNTADIAMLQQRLEQLTEKDRKQEPAWLYYTVYDKIVRKLSTEAVEDFRIDFEDGFGNRPDAEEDATAVAAAKELALGMQQKTISPFIGIRIKPFTEDLKHRSVRTLDLFLTTLLQETKSVLPENFVVMLPKVTIPEQASTLVRLFELLEKAHGLPAGALKMETMVEATQIIMDDEGRNPLMRIIRASEGRCIAAHFGTYDYTASCGITAKYQTMAHPVCDFAHHMTKVALGGTGIFLSDGATNVIPVAPQKGEHLSLAQLQENADSVHHAWRIGYGHSQHSLINGFYQGWDLNPAQLPMRYAATYLFFLGNYADALFRLKTFVERAAISTLTKDIFDDAATGQGLLNFFLKAINCGAITEEEVLATGLTLEEVRSRSFYRILEGRRKQH encoded by the coding sequence ATGCAACTGGCTATAGCTGAAAATGAAAAAGAACAACTGCTGCAGGAGCTGCAAAAAGCAAATCTGAAATTCCAGCAGATCTACCCCGGCGATAAACCTGACAGACAACCCGTACACACCGTCTATGGTGGCGCAAATCTATTCAAAGCCGATACCTGCACCCGCATGGGCGAGATTGCCTTAAAGCACCTCCAGACATATGCACCCGACTTTGTGACTCTGGCGAAAGCATTGCAACTGGAAGGCTATCAGCAACTACCCCACAACACCGCAGATATTGCAATGTTGCAGCAAAGACTGGAACAACTGACGGAGAAAGACCGTAAACAGGAACCTGCCTGGCTGTACTATACTGTCTACGATAAGATCGTACGTAAGTTATCCACAGAAGCCGTGGAAGACTTCCGGATAGATTTCGAAGATGGTTTTGGTAACCGTCCGGATGCAGAAGAAGATGCGACCGCCGTTGCGGCAGCAAAAGAACTGGCATTGGGGATGCAGCAAAAGACGATCTCCCCTTTTATAGGGATCCGGATCAAACCTTTTACAGAAGACCTCAAACATCGTAGTGTAAGAACCCTGGACCTGTTCCTCACAACACTCCTGCAAGAGACGAAAAGTGTATTGCCAGAGAACTTTGTGGTGATGCTGCCAAAGGTGACCATTCCGGAACAGGCAAGCACACTCGTCAGACTATTCGAACTGCTGGAAAAAGCACATGGTCTGCCGGCAGGCGCATTGAAAATGGAAACCATGGTAGAAGCCACCCAGATCATTATGGATGATGAAGGTAGAAATCCGCTGATGCGTATCATCCGCGCCAGCGAAGGACGTTGCATTGCTGCCCATTTTGGCACCTACGATTACACCGCTTCCTGTGGCATTACTGCAAAATATCAGACCATGGCGCATCCTGTATGCGACTTTGCCCATCATATGACTAAAGTCGCATTGGGTGGTACAGGTATTTTTCTCTCAGATGGCGCGACCAATGTGATTCCCGTTGCCCCGCAGAAAGGCGAACATCTGAGCCTGGCTCAGTTACAGGAGAATGCAGACAGCGTACACCATGCCTGGCGCATAGGTTATGGTCACAGCCAGCACTCACTGATCAATGGATTTTACCAGGGATGGGACCTGAATCCGGCACAACTGCCCATGCGATATGCAGCCACTTATCTTTTCTTCCTGGGTAACTATGCTGATGCTTTGTTCCGGTTGAAGACATTTGTTGAACGTGCGGCGATATCCACACTCACAAAAGATATTTTTGATGATGCCGCTACCGGGCAGGGACTGCTGAACTTCTTCCTGAAAGCCATCAATTGTGGCGCTATCACCGAAGAAGAAGTACTGGCTACCGGACTGACACTGGAAGAGGTAAGAAGCCGTTCTTTTTACCGGATACTGGAAGGCAGAAGAAAACAGCACTGA
- a CDS encoding ThuA domain-containing protein, whose product MKRILQGILICFCSLTLLSVQAQKNKPFKVLGFSTALHDQAHISFVHEANRWFADMAKRYHFTYDSTNDWNNLNTDVLAEYQVVLFLDTRPDTPTQREAFRKYMENGGAWMGFHFSAFALTPSDYPQNWDWYHNEFLGSGSYGSNTWRPTSAILRVEHPEHPAMKHLPATFKSSPNEWYRWSNDLKANKDIEILLSIDPASFPLGTGPKPHEIWHSGYYPVVWTNRRYKMLYMNMGHNDIDYENHTNRDLSHTFDNKLQSRFILDALFWLGGR is encoded by the coding sequence ATGAAAAGAATATTGCAGGGAATATTGATCTGTTTTTGTTCTCTGACCCTCCTTTCCGTACAAGCTCAGAAAAATAAACCTTTTAAAGTACTCGGTTTCTCCACAGCTTTACATGACCAGGCGCATATCAGTTTTGTACATGAAGCGAACCGCTGGTTTGCTGACATGGCAAAACGGTATCATTTCACCTACGATTCTACTAATGACTGGAATAATCTCAATACAGACGTATTAGCGGAATACCAGGTAGTCCTCTTCCTTGACACCAGACCCGATACGCCTACCCAGCGGGAAGCTTTCAGAAAGTATATGGAAAATGGCGGTGCATGGATGGGCTTTCATTTTTCTGCTTTTGCACTTACGCCTTCTGATTATCCGCAGAACTGGGACTGGTATCATAACGAATTCCTGGGTTCAGGCTCCTATGGCAGTAATACCTGGCGACCTACTTCCGCCATTCTGCGTGTAGAACATCCGGAACATCCTGCCATGAAACACCTGCCGGCGACTTTTAAGTCATCGCCTAATGAATGGTACAGATGGTCCAATGACCTGAAAGCTAATAAGGATATTGAGATTCTGTTATCGATTGATCCAGCGAGTTTTCCGCTGGGGACCGGGCCTAAACCACATGAGATCTGGCATAGCGGATATTATCCGGTTGTGTGGACAAACAGGCGTTACAAGATGCTCTACATGAATATGGGGCATAATGATATTGATTATGAAAACCATACCAATAGGGACCTTTCTCATACCTTTGACAACAAGCTGCAAAGCCGCTTTATACTCGATGCGTTGTTCTGGCTTGGAGGTCGTTAA
- the uraD gene encoding 2-oxo-4-hydroxy-4-carboxy-5-ureidoimidazoline decarboxylase: MTLTALNALPPEQLNEALGKCCGATAWIQKMTNEFPVKDEDSLLTAAARNWQSCTESDWKEAFAHHPKIGDLHSLQHKFAATGQWATGEQAGAVDASTVILQALSKGNKLYEDKFGYIFIVCATGKSAPEMLSILTERLKNEEGEEIKIAMGEQEKITAIRLKKLLSA; encoded by the coding sequence ATGACTTTGACAGCACTTAATGCACTACCACCAGAACAATTGAATGAAGCGCTCGGCAAATGCTGTGGCGCTACCGCATGGATTCAGAAAATGACCAATGAATTTCCTGTAAAAGATGAAGACAGTCTGCTGACCGCCGCCGCCCGTAACTGGCAATCCTGTACAGAAAGCGACTGGAAAGAAGCCTTTGCCCATCACCCTAAGATCGGCGACCTCCATTCGCTGCAACACAAATTTGCCGCTACAGGACAATGGGCTACCGGAGAACAGGCGGGCGCCGTCGATGCTTCTACAGTGATACTACAGGCCCTTTCAAAAGGAAACAAGCTGTATGAAGATAAATTCGGCTACATTTTCATCGTATGTGCCACAGGCAAATCTGCCCCTGAAATGTTATCAATTCTTACCGAACGATTGAAAAACGAGGAAGGAGAAGAGATAAAGATTGCGATGGGTGAACAGGAAAAAATCACCGCTATCAGACTTAAAAAGCTGCTGAGCGCATGA
- the uraH gene encoding hydroxyisourate hydrolase: MSRITTHILDTSAGLPAQGVAVHLFQQQEEDWTAIASGHTNQDGRLAGLLPDEAILAAGVYKLRFETQTYFDTRGINSFYPFVEVVFFIRDQQHYHVPLLLNPFGYSTYRGT, from the coding sequence ATGAGCCGGATCACCACACATATACTGGATACTTCCGCAGGCCTTCCAGCACAAGGCGTGGCCGTTCATCTTTTCCAACAACAGGAAGAAGACTGGACGGCCATCGCCTCCGGTCATACCAATCAGGATGGCAGATTAGCCGGTCTGCTGCCTGATGAAGCAATATTAGCTGCCGGTGTGTATAAACTCAGGTTTGAAACACAAACCTATTTCGACACCCGTGGGATCAACAGCTTCTACCCTTTTGTAGAAGTTGTTTTCTTTATCCGCGATCAGCAGCACTACCATGTTCCCCTGTTGTTAAATCCCTTTGGTTATTCCACCTATCGTGGTACATAA
- a CDS encoding KTSC domain-containing protein, translating to MPSSVVYKMHYDQETATLRVIFVSGMVYDYKNVPEEVYQAMKTSGSKGTYLNKHIKGHYAYEKVS from the coding sequence ATGCCGTCATCTGTTGTATATAAAATGCATTATGACCAGGAGACAGCTACGCTGCGGGTTATCTTCGTTTCAGGTATGGTCTATGACTATAAGAACGTGCCGGAAGAAGTATATCAGGCAATGAAGACTTCCGGGTCTAAAGGCACTTATCTGAATAAACACATCAAAGGACATTATGCTTATGAAAAAGTAAGCTGA
- a CDS encoding allantoate amidohydrolase has translation MENYLHRANSILARIHELAGISEDTTCITRTFGSPAFISGCSKVLSWMQEAGLTARIDNIGNVRGRWNSQEPNARTLVIASHIDTVRNAGRFDGPLGVIMGIDLIHYLQQEKIQLPFNIELIAFSDEEGVRFHTAYLGSTTVAGSFDIELLNKTDSDGITLRDAIKTIGGDPALLSDDAIPREEWLGYFEIHIEQGPVLYEEKLPVAVVQTIAGQQRIRVKFNGVSGHAGTVPMEMRHDALCATAEFILAAEHYASTQKEALLATIGTLHITDQASNVIPGEVTCTLDLRSSDAMILKKARRSLKDIASQICHERRLTADWDLIQKHKPVECDTALSHLLAQAVTAAGYDLKNLHSGAGHDAVTISTVAPVCMLFVRCYKGISHQPQENVEVPDIAAAVKVSDHFIHRLTEVYKKR, from the coding sequence ATGGAAAACTACCTGCACCGCGCAAACAGTATCCTTGCCAGGATTCACGAACTGGCAGGTATCAGCGAGGACACCACCTGTATCACCCGCACATTTGGCTCACCCGCATTTATCAGCGGTTGCAGCAAAGTATTGTCATGGATGCAGGAAGCAGGACTGACAGCCAGAATAGACAATATCGGCAATGTCAGAGGCAGATGGAACAGTCAGGAACCCAATGCACGTACACTGGTGATCGCTTCCCATATCGATACCGTAAGAAATGCCGGTCGCTTTGACGGTCCGCTGGGCGTCATCATGGGCATAGACCTGATTCACTATCTGCAACAGGAAAAGATACAGCTACCCTTCAACATAGAACTGATCGCTTTCAGCGACGAAGAAGGCGTACGCTTTCATACCGCCTATCTTGGCAGCACGACCGTAGCCGGTTCATTTGATATTGAATTGCTGAACAAAACAGACAGTGACGGTATCACCCTCCGTGATGCAATCAAAACCATTGGCGGAGACCCCGCATTATTATCCGATGATGCCATTCCACGGGAAGAATGGCTGGGCTATTTTGAAATACATATTGAACAGGGCCCGGTACTATACGAAGAAAAACTGCCGGTAGCTGTTGTCCAGACTATCGCCGGACAACAACGCATCCGTGTAAAGTTCAATGGCGTATCCGGTCACGCCGGTACGGTACCGATGGAAATGCGGCATGATGCTTTATGCGCAACCGCCGAATTCATACTGGCAGCAGAACATTATGCTTCCACCCAAAAAGAAGCGCTGCTGGCCACCATAGGTACCCTGCATATTACAGACCAGGCCAGTAATGTGATACCAGGGGAAGTGACCTGTACACTTGACCTGAGAAGCAGCGATGCCATGATCCTAAAAAAGGCCAGAAGGTCGTTAAAGGACATTGCCTCGCAAATCTGTCATGAAAGACGGCTCACCGCAGACTGGGACCTTATACAAAAACATAAACCTGTGGAGTGTGACACGGCTTTAAGCCATCTGCTCGCACAGGCTGTTACGGCAGCCGGTTATGACCTGAAGAACCTGCACAGTGGCGCAGGACATGACGCCGTAACCATTTCGACAGTAGCACCCGTATGCATGCTGTTCGTCAGGTGTTACAAAGGCATCAGTCACCAGCCACAGGAAAATGTGGAAGTACCCGACATTGCCGCTGCCGTAAAAGTATCCGATCATTTTATTCATCGCCTCACAGAGGTCTACAAAAAGCGGTAA
- a CDS encoding M949_RS01915 family surface polysaccharide biosynthesis protein yields MRMFLTALIVILTSGKILYAQQGKTESEILTTSVAEKTFDDAVKNTFFQQLPVQRAYRYKDVSGTYYLALCESRDEIKGDDTINYKIKAIFLQQSTTNGFVKTGELNDFRNSHDTKEGMETTIWFWTKFCELKDLDNDGTIDPLLVYGTNGMNGHDDGRVKIILYYKGQKIAIRCQNTVMDEGRNIQVDATFYTLALPVQQHIRKLMHTLAEKDLIIYPTDYEKAMNKKQLQIQ; encoded by the coding sequence ATGCGGATGTTTCTGACAGCACTGATTGTCATCCTTACGAGTGGCAAAATACTATACGCACAACAGGGAAAAACAGAGAGTGAAATACTTACTACATCCGTTGCCGAAAAGACGTTTGACGATGCCGTAAAAAATACCTTTTTCCAACAACTGCCTGTACAGCGGGCTTATCGTTATAAAGATGTTTCCGGCACTTATTATCTGGCACTTTGCGAAAGCAGAGACGAGATCAAAGGGGATGATACCATCAATTATAAGATCAAAGCTATATTTCTGCAACAATCCACCACCAACGGATTTGTCAAAACAGGGGAACTGAATGACTTCAGGAACAGTCATGATACAAAAGAAGGAATGGAAACTACTATCTGGTTCTGGACAAAATTCTGCGAACTGAAAGACCTTGATAACGACGGTACCATCGATCCATTACTCGTATACGGTACCAATGGCATGAACGGACATGACGATGGCAGAGTAAAAATCATCCTGTACTATAAAGGACAAAAGATAGCCATCAGGTGTCAGAATACTGTTATGGATGAAGGACGTAACATCCAGGTAGACGCTACATTTTACACCTTAGCCCTGCCTGTTCAGCAGCATATCAGAAAGTTGATGCACACACTGGCAGAGAAAGACCTGATCATCTATCCGACAGACTACGAAAAAGCAATGAATAAAAAACAATTACAGATACAATAA
- the allB gene encoding allantoinase AllB: protein MSDLIIKGNNILTPDGLRPAVVVVRDGSIYSVSETLPENAVTIVDIGNSILMPGIIDPHVHINEPGRTDWEGFETATKAAVAGGVTTLIDMPLNASPVTTSVKALEEKIQAATPQLHCNCGYWGGIIPGNTHEIEGLAHKGVSGFKAFLTHSGIEDFPNVTAADLEMAMPIIARHNLPLLVHCELMPDLQYPLQDNKRSYRQYMASRPPLWEQAAIALMIHCCELYQCRVHIVHLSAAAAIETITIARQKGLPLTVETAQHYLYFNAEEIPDGNTSFKCAPPIRERENNAQLWEALKAGIIDFVATDHSPCPPELKQLETGDFTLAWGGIASLQLALPALWTAGRSRGITIPQIARWLCENPAILTGLQHKKGKIAEGYDGDLVVWDPEQSFTVNAEGLYHKHKLTPYLNERLFGVVEQTYLKGVKVFDQGNFPHTHQGKNIFRQSNV from the coding sequence ATGTCTGACCTCATTATAAAAGGAAATAATATACTCACACCTGATGGTTTAAGACCTGCGGTGGTAGTAGTGAGAGATGGTTCCATCTACTCAGTGAGTGAGACGCTGCCCGAAAATGCTGTTACCATTGTAGACATTGGCAACAGCATCCTGATGCCGGGTATTATTGATCCCCATGTACACATCAACGAACCCGGCAGGACAGACTGGGAAGGCTTCGAAACAGCCACGAAGGCAGCCGTGGCAGGCGGCGTCACTACCCTGATAGACATGCCCCTGAATGCGTCACCTGTCACCACCAGCGTAAAGGCCCTGGAAGAAAAAATACAGGCAGCCACACCGCAGCTACATTGTAACTGTGGCTACTGGGGCGGCATTATACCGGGTAATACACACGAAATCGAAGGACTCGCACACAAAGGCGTCAGTGGTTTTAAAGCATTCCTCACCCATTCCGGAATTGAAGATTTCCCCAATGTAACAGCAGCAGATCTGGAAATGGCCATGCCCATCATTGCCAGGCATAATCTGCCCCTGCTGGTGCATTGTGAACTAATGCCGGATTTACAATATCCCCTGCAGGATAACAAACGTTCTTACCGGCAATACATGGCTTCCCGCCCCCCCTTATGGGAGCAGGCGGCCATTGCCCTGATGATTCATTGCTGTGAATTATACCAGTGCCGGGTACATATCGTACACCTGTCTGCTGCCGCAGCCATTGAAACGATCACGATTGCCAGACAAAAAGGTTTACCGCTGACGGTCGAGACAGCCCAGCACTATCTCTACTTTAATGCAGAGGAGATCCCGGACGGCAATACCAGTTTTAAATGCGCACCGCCTATCCGGGAAAGGGAGAACAATGCACAGCTCTGGGAGGCATTAAAAGCCGGTATTATTGATTTTGTCGCTACAGATCATTCTCCCTGTCCGCCGGAACTGAAACAGCTGGAAACAGGCGATTTTACCCTGGCATGGGGAGGCATTGCTTCCCTGCAACTCGCATTGCCTGCATTATGGACAGCCGGAAGAAGCAGGGGGATCACGATTCCACAGATAGCCCGCTGGCTCTGTGAAAATCCCGCTATCCTGACTGGCCTCCAGCATAAAAAAGGAAAAATCGCTGAGGGATATGATGGCGACCTGGTTGTCTGGGATCCGGAACAATCATTTACGGTCAATGCGGAAGGTTTGTATCATAAACACAAACTGACGCCTTACCTGAATGAAAGATTATTTGGTGTAGTGGAACAGACGTATCTGAAAGGAGTAAAGGTATTCGATCAGGGAAATTTCCCCCATACCCATCAGGGGAAAAACATTTTCAGACAATCGAACGTATAG